The Rhopalosiphum maidis isolate BTI-1 chromosome 1, ASM367621v3, whole genome shotgun sequence genome has a segment encoding these proteins:
- the LOC113548924 gene encoding PSME3-interacting protein codes for MSSGFVSETELAERRRIRQEEWDKVRTAEQPLVVPEEQYDHRSLFDRLEEQRRKKEYEYEETHKLKNMIRGLDDDEVGFLELVDKTKMDEERRQLIEEARQIEEFRSKVSTLQCETVVSPLVATIPKPQTLKNSVTRKTQSKLLAGAIVKKRTSEEPINPSKKLKPTTDDSKILPEKSIGETKSNILPGLAYSDSSDSEDD; via the exons ATGAGTTCCGGATTTGTTTCGGAAACAGAGCTTGCCGAACGGCGCAGAATTCGTCAAGAAGAATGGGACAAAGTTAGAACAGCTGAACAGCCTTTGG tGGTACCCGAAGAACAGTATGATCACCGATCGTTGTTCGATAGACTTGAAGAACAACGcagaaaaaaagaatacgAATATGAAGAAACCCATAAACTCA aaaaCATGATTAGAGGACTGGATGATGATGAAGTAGGATTTCTTGAACTAGTTGATAAAACAAAGATGGATGAAGAAAGACGTCAATTAATTGAAGAGGCCAGACAGATTGAAGAATTTCGTTCAAAAGTATCAACTCTTCAGTGTGAAACTGTAGTTTCTCCATTAGTGGCCACTATTCCTAAACCACAGACTTTGAAAAATAGTGt AACAAGAAAAACCCAGAGTAAACTATTAGCTGGTGCaatcgtaaaaaaaagaacatcCGAAGAACCTATTAATCCttcaaaaaaacttaaaccTACCACTGatgattctaaaatattaccaGAGAAATCAATAG gtgAAAccaaatctaatattttaccaGGTCTTGCATATTCAGACAGTTCTGATAGCGAAGATGACTAG